Below is a genomic region from Thunnus thynnus chromosome 22, fThuThy2.1, whole genome shotgun sequence.
TGAATACTTCCTTTAGTTATTCTTctaggcaaaaaaaaataacattatctTTTCAAAGCCCATTTAAAGCACATTGTTTGCAGTCAAAATGAAGTAACTGGTTCAAAACTGTTCAATAATTGAGGTTACAAATGCTGGCCAAGAGAATTGCATCAGCTAAAAAATTAATGTTAGTGCCAAAGATGCTCtcttaaaacatttcttaaatAAACACTGAAGACAATCTTTGTTGCAGGCACTTAGCACATGATAAattagaaatacatgaaataaacaaagagtTTTAGGCCATTTCCACAATATCTCTCACTTCTGCAAATGTGGTCAATCCTGGCctcggcacacacacacacacacaaagactttAGCCAAAATCATTTgctaaaataagacatttagGTGAGTCAGACAGGGTTGCATTTGGAGACCAGACATGGATTTTTACATAAGtgctcccccccaaaaaatgtcaGATACCTGAAAGTATTTTTAGACAGAGTATGACAAGAAATACAAGCCTTTTTGAAGTTGATTTTGTTTGACAGTGATGTTGGTAACAAATGTCATTTAAGAGGAAGAAGTCAAGACAAAAGAGCTCCACTTACCATCCACCACGTCCTGGCTGACATGTCATAACAAAGCTGCCATTTAATAGACCTCTCTGTCATTTTTCCAGCCATCACTGTGCTCCCGGCTCTCATCTGACGCAGCCCGGTGGAAGATAAGACACCTAATCAAAGGGGCATCAGTAGAGGCATGCTGTGCCACATTTAGGTCAGTCCTTGACacgttgcattgtgggaaaaaaTCAACAACAGCTTGACCAGTGACTTGAACCTGACTGTGGTAATTACAAGAGCCATGACCCTGCAACCCTCACCGCCCCCCTCCTACACTAACcagccccccccaccccaacccccccaccttctcctccctcccctctccctcttaTACTTCTTCTACAAAGGCATCGTGCAAGAAATTACACATGACACAGAGATGAATTACGACTACCTGGAAAGAAATTTACTGCAAAAACTGCAATAATACAAATCTGTAACGTGATCCTCATCAGAAATAAATTCCCACACCGTAAACGTCTCTTACTTTGAGGTGGTTGAGAACAGGAGCATCAGTCTTGTGTTTCCAAGACAGCGGCAAGCTGATCGTGAGTCAGTGCTGACGTTTGACCTGAAGTCATCTCCCTGTTTCAACCTCATCaaccctgtttttgtttttggaggggaaaaaaaacacccagtGCTGGGAATTATCCATTAAAGAGCCGGGGATTGATATCACTGTTTGGCACTGACGTAAAGGTCATTCAAAATACTGAGACTTGTGAGGATTATGTCACTGGAAATGGTTGTTCTCATTCAAAGGTGGTCCAGTCTATTAACAATAAAGCAGTCATGAAGATCAAGTAATCATCAAGAGACCTGTTGCATTAAAGTTCCCCTCAGCATCAGGGCTCTGCACCGTATACTTTGGAGTCGACTGTATTTTGATACACGAATTAAGACGTTTAGTGTGTCCATGTAAATGTTATCTGAATGCCAGTTGAAAAGACCTTTTCTCTCCTGCCACATTCCAGTCCTCCTCGCTGGGGCGGCTCGGTGGCAGCTGGATTTCCCCACAGGGAAGGTGGGTGGACTTAGCAACAGTTACTTAGCATTAGTTAtgacaaacaaatgaagtgAAAAAACAACTGTTTGGAAATAAAGACAAGAATTTTACTTGATTatattgtagtttattttgctCATGTAGGATTAAATCTCACAGAAGACAGTTCAAAATTCATTATGAATGGTGATTcattataaaatgtgaaaataataattaagcaCCTGCAGTATAGCCAACAAACtatatgtttgtttgtcctACAGCTGATTGCACTATAGCTGCATTCAATACCTGTTCAGGGTTGACCTTTACAGCACACCTGACTTTAATAAAGCACTAATTAGGAGCCTAATTAGGAGTAGGCCAATTAACTGGTTCTTAAACACAAAGAACAATAAGACACTCAGCAGTCATCATAGGAGGCGAATGTCAGCTCATGGCAGAGAAAAGGCGAACAAATGTTACTCTGAGGGATGAAAGACTACATATGTAAGTAGCACTGTGGCTTATAAATTCAAAAGGAATCTTTAAACTGACTTATAAAGCATTTGGAGTAAGTGTATATCGTTATTTTCAACATCTGAAAAGCaaatttattatgtttattatgcATAAGTGTTATTTATAATGGCTTTGTGGGCCCTCTTTAACAgttcaaaacatatttaatattgttttattaactTGATAATACATGGCTTTTTCTAATTGTATGAACATGATTTTGAACTGATGACATGTATCAGAAGTCCGCCACACAAAATTATGTATTAAAACTGTTCTGTAAAACATGGTTTAATGCAATGTATGTtcatatgtggtgtgtgtgggtggtgttGACAGTCCCACACTAGTGTAATCTGAATTTCTGTTATTTGAGTTTTATGAGTTTTATCTATTTGTTTATAAGAGGTCTGACAAGGAGTTAGACCTCTATGGGGCCCTCCCTATTGATCCCAAACATCAAtcaaatattgtacatttctttgtctgtgaaTGACAAAAGCAATATGTGTTCATATAACTTGTAAAACATGAAGTATTTACTTATTTGGTATAAGAACAATGTTGGTCATTTCCATATTTTGCCTCCTTCAGatatgaaaacacatatttgtttgtttgtggcaaAGGAAAGGGTTACCACTTTTATACATAATAAGATCAGTATAAAAGCAAATGTCAACAGAAAACAGAGTTTAACACAGTTTGAAGAATTTGATcacttaaattaaataaaatagtttagCAGATAAAAAACATTCCTGACATATTATTCAGCTGATACCCAATGTGTGCCTCATGCTTTTGGAGAAAGGAAAACGTTCGCAGGGCCGAGCTCACACACGAGAGCCGTGTGCACCTTATTGATTTTGAGGGTGAAATCGATACATTTCATTGTCTTGATTGGATTAACTGTTTCAAGTTCAACTTTTAATTGGATTTCTACTCTCTACAATGAGAGCTTATTTGAAAATCAATAGGCCAATCAATACCTCTATGTTCAGAAAGTTCAGCTGCGGAGCTAAAAAATGGAGGAACGAATAGCAGACACCTGCCACTGACAACCCACACACATGACTCGCTGAGGTCTAACAAATGTAATTATACCTTTAGTATTAGtgaaatataatacaaaaataattctTATTAAGTCAAAATGGAATCAGAGAGTCAGTgaaaaaactaattttaaagatttaaacaGCTGACTGGTTTGTTAGTGTCTTTTAAAGGATACAGAAAACTATAAATGGTTGCAAGTCAAATATGTGGGGTCTTTACTAAAGCAATACCCCCTCGAAAAAGTTGTCTAAGCAAGGCATAACTGATGTTGGAGAGAATCCTAATCATCATGTCATATAGGATATATGTCCCATATggacataaaatgaacatgcAACCAATAATTAATGATCAGATAATAAATTCTATGTTCCGAGACTTAATCCTTGTCTAGGCTTGGCAAAATGGCAGGAGAACACGCCAAGCCACTAACTCCAATCCTAGACAGGTAGACAGCCTTGTATCTGAGAGATAACTGTTCCAAGCATAGTTTATGTTTATCAAGCATGTGGCtaattatttcttttgttcAGCCAGATGTCATAGACTATAAAACTAGCGGGTGgtcatttatttaattagtCCAGTTGAGCAACCACTATAAGAGATTAGGAGCACATTTAACCCAGGCTGCCTCTATTATCTAGACTGGATTCAACTTTATCATCCCAAAGCCTAAATTGACAAATTAAATTTCACATCAAGTACAAGTTCAATAAAACTGGTGTTTCTGTTCTTCAGAGGAACTGGCTAGATGTTTTTGAATCATTAGTGACTGATATCAGAAAggttcatttaaataataatttgcaCACAGATGAGAAGCCATGTGTCAAAAAGAACAACTGAGGTTTTATTTCAGGACTGTACtgtctatgtttttttttaaatttatctgCACTAATCCACGTTTACTATCTTGAAAGATTTTGTAAAGCACCAACATCAAGATCTGACCCCAGCCATAATCATGCTGCTATgtttgatcatatttaatggaGACTTTGTATTTGAATGATAATCAAATTGGGATTCACGTGTGTCCTTTAGGGACACTTTTGGTAGAGTATCCCAATTAAAGAATGTCAAACTAATTATAATTGCAGGAAAGTAAGGCAACCTATTTGGATTAACATAGGAACATTTTTGAGTTTAGTTTGCCTGTGTAAGAAAATTGTGacactacaaaaaaaacattttgacctcCATCCTAAGCTGAGCCTACATTAGTCAGGGATACTGAACTCTTCTGGTTTTTGGTTGGATAAGCCCAAGTCATTTGGGGTTGTTGAGGgcaatacagtatgtttgtgtgtgtgtgtgtgtgtgtgtgttcagagcaTGTTAAAAACATACAACCATTTCAGACAACACACATAGATTATGTTCACGGCTATGCACACATTACACACGCCTCACTGAGATTTAAGAACTTTTCAGGACAACAGCCATTTGGTATGAGACAATTGAGCTGCTGCTTGTTTTGACACATAGTAATTATactgagagaaacaaacaaaatgaggcATCAAGGAAACTTGACTTTGATGTTGCTATATACTCTCagtctttcatttaaaaaaataattttcttttgtctAAAGCGAAGATTGATCTAATCTTATATTAATCTAATAATTAGCCTACATAGTGTATACAATATAGAGTCCTTCCTAAAGATATACACCTAACAAATAGGCAATCTGTGTTCATTATAATCTGTATAAACTTCAGTTGCGTTCAAAATGGAGGTCGCTAAACAACACgttgaaaaagaagaaaagaatcaGCTCAGAATCTAATTTATTAGAATATGAATACCTGTATGATCATTTCAATAACCACAATTATTACAGCATTCTAGTATGATTAATAGACAATTTACCATAGGCTAGACATAAAGAAATTAATAACATATTCATCGTGTATTAACTTAATTCAAAAAACTGTTCCAGTGTTTGAGGTTTCCATGTATATCAAGAATTCCAAAAAATAAAGCTTGAAAACACATTccaaaacagaagaaatgaacaaagaaaaaaaaacagcagaagtCCAAACTGGGAGCCCTGTGGGACGCCAGGTAATGTCTGTAAGGGGTAGTGAGTGAGCACAGCCTCTCTGAAACACACGCAAGACCTAACTCTGTTATTATGACATGAGGTGTTAAGGCTGACATGTTGCTGATcgaacacacacagcagctaaCAGTAGTGTCAGTTTTGGCTGAGGTTACAGAAGTATTGACATAATGTTCAAGTCCAGGAATCACTTGTTAGTGTGTAATGACTGAAGCCCATCCACTCAGTTTATATACCTCTAAATATATTTCCACTGCTTGCTGCTGTAACAAGGATGGCTTTACTGATACACAATGCTTATTGCTTTCAGAAATTAAAAGACAAACCTGTTAATGTGATTTATCAGTACCCTCCCTTTCTTTTAGTGTcaatcacacacattcacataacccaccaacaaacaaaaaaacaaattcacataAACATCCAAGAACCTGAATCAGAGTTATAAAAAACACTTAGCAAAGTTATCAACAAACACAATctgatataaaatatgaataaaataaaggatACAcaccaaataaaacaacaaacttcaAGTGAAGATGTTCTTTCAAGAGTATCACTAATGCAGCaaaacagactgtgtgttaaCGTGAAAATCAGTGCATAATATTAAACCGCTACCTCCAGAAATTTGGTGAAACATGCATTTATTAAGTGCTCGCTGACTATTGCAACATTTCCCCAGGTCTTTGGCTTGTATGGAGACtaatctgatgatgatgatgtgtgagAATTGGCAGCAAAAGTAAAACCTGAACAGGCACTTAAAACTACTTGGATACTGTTATATTTCCCCCACATGGCAAGCATTGTTTACGTACACATTAGCTAAGAGATTGCCAAGTATTAAAGACAATGATAACCACGCTATGCTAGTAATGATATTTACTGAATCACCCTCTCCCTCAAGGTCCTGTTAAAGAATTCAATAAAATCTCTAAATAGTAtcataaaattacaacaaaaccaccataaataaatattcagtgttGTGTCCTGTGTGAACTAGCTCACCACAAGTAGACTAACCTGGTAGCGTTTGTATTACTGATCATATTTATAAAGCCACTTGTTCAGACATATTTAAGACCTGACTAAGACTGCTACAGCACTAAAATGATAAGTATAAATCACAAATGATATTGACAGGAGTGTAAAATAGAAGACAATTGTTCAAAAGTCATTTGCACCAACACATTGTAAGTGCTATGGTTGATCCAACTTAAATAAGCTTAAGCTTAACAGACTTACTTAAACCAATGGCTCAACATTTTGGGACatatacttatttgctttcGTGAGAGTTAGATGCtgagttagcttagcttagcatttaGGTTAGCTTAGAGTTAAGACTAGAAAAAGGGCGAATCTCTGCCAGTTAGTGAAGCTCACTAACTAGAATGTTAGCTGTTAAATccatataaaaaaacaatgtgtaaAGAAAGACAAGTTGCAGTTTTATTGGAGGTTATGtgctgtaactatttcttggccgggaGCAGTGACCTCTGGTGTAGTCTGCCCCTGCACATAATGTGACCACAACTTGTCGTTTTTACATTCCcgtttttgtacaaattaaaaaaaaacaagatgtaaacgtgttaattagtgagctttacagGTTCcagtaggtggattttgttagctatgcacagagccaggctagctgtttccagtctttatgctaaactaagctaacagCTGCTGACTGTAGCCTTGTATTTTAAGGACAGGGTGGTATCAATTTTCACATCTTTGACAAAAAAGCTAATAAgcatttttcccaaaatgtcaaactattcattTACATTGCGCTTTGAGAACAGTATTTGCGACTTGAATCCCTTCAATAAGGATTTCACTACATCTCTGAAGACAGACATGTAGATGAATGAGGTTATGACATTAATTGGCTGTGCAATGTTCGTTATACTCAGAGAAACAACTTGATTATACAGCAAATTTAACTACTACATTTACAGTCTACGGTTGATTGTATAAGCTTGTTTCTAATTtttaactactttttttttttatcatggcACGGTGTAGTGTTAACTGTCTGCTTCCTATTACAAATCTCCATACCTGGCTGGTCCTCTGTCACACATGTCAGTATTCAAGTTATCAACTTTGTTCTGTGGCCATGCTTGATAAAACATCACTTTACAGATAAAACTTTCACAGAGTAATGCAAGAAAACATTCATGAATCATCATGTGATTACCATTTAAAGGAAAGCAGTTGATGCCTTATCCCTTTGCTTTTCATAGGAAATTTCCGAACTAGTCTTATTTCACTGGAAGATCACCAACCAGAAAACATTAAGCAAAAGCACTGCTCATGCTTGACAAATAAGAAGGACATAGTTAAAAGAAACAAGGCACAAACTTTATACAAAACATTGCCTTTCTAATAGACACACTGGATTTAGCCTAGTTTTGTCTTTAGTTGATTAAAGGTCAGTAGTAAAGGCTCTTTATTAAAGTAACCTGAGAGGGTCCCTTTTGCCAGCTGCTTTCAGGTAAAGACTTCCATCGTTCTGATGCAAATAGCCATCAAAGTGGTTTCCAAATGCTGAGAGTAGCAGTCACAGTGAGTAAAAAAGCAACATCTTCCAATCAGTCACCTAGGCGTTTCTTGACCCTGTTCACTGCCAGTCTGGGCCTTGTAGAGAAAGGcaataaaaattataataaaaaaaaaaaaaaaaaaccttcgaGTGTCCACTGACAAACCAAGACTGCTGCCCAGCTCCCATAGCACAAAAGAGGACAGTGAAGGCGAGCAGATGGATTCTTTAAGTGTGTATACAGTGTTTCATCTGGCTGAACATGGCAGCACCTACCATCTGTGCAGGTAGGAGGTACTGTAGCGCTACCAGCCTACACGTGGGTGCGAAAGTGGTGGCTGGCTTGAAGCGCCTGCCTGCTTCGGAGCGGGATCAACCACAGGACTTTCCAGCGAGTGCCACAAACTTCAGCTAGCGCCCACTGCCAGGATCTCTTTGCCCCATAGCTATAAAGAAAAAAGTCAGTCCCACACTCATTTAAACATATATTATGAGagcattttaaaggaatagttcaacattttaggaaatacccTTACTTGTTTTCTTGCCAACTGTAAGCTGAGAAGATCAGAgacagtggtatcaatcttctcatctaacaccTTGCCAGAatgcaaataagtgtatttcccaaaaatgttgaactgttcctttaatacAACTGCAAACTATTTCTGACATTAGCACAGActtaagcccctttcacacatgcagtctaggAGTTAAGCAGACTCACATTTCATTTGAGAACTGAGCCATTTTCTCAATGGTGGTAGTATCCTGTTAGTGGGAAAAGGCAAAGGACAATGCAGAATTAGTGGggttatttcacaaaatattctCCAACAGGATTATTCAGGACCTTGCTAGAAGAGTCACATGATCAGCCAAAAACATGGTGTGAGCATCATttatctgtttctcttttctcaaGTAATCTTTTGCTCCTGTTGACAGCTCCGTCTTTACACACCTACTTTCTGAATATCAGCTCGCCTCAGCATGGGGGCTAAAGTATAGACTTGTTTGACATTAACGCTCTGCCAAAGAGTTTGATGGCAGCTTGTAAATTactttgatttttaataaaaatcatttgtaaataaaatatttaatgtcaagacttttttctttgttatgtCACCAAGGATGTTAAGAAGGCGACTCTTGATATCTCACAAGTAGATTTTGCCACTGAAAGCAGGTACAAACACTTGCGTACACacattctctcacacacacacagtctgaccTTCGActctctcttgtttcttttctaTTGATCACTGCATTACTGGcattgatggttttatttttgtgtattatgTCATGTTAGTCTGTCTGAACATTAGTATGCTGCTACCTTGTTTGCTACAGAAGATCCCCTGTTTTTTATAGATCTTACTGATGAAATCTTAACTGTTACATTAGCTTGGAAATATCTGCTGTACTCTATTAAGAATCGACATAATTACATGACCGTAACTGTGGCTGTGAATGTCATGTGAAACAAGATAATAAGTCTTCTAGTCATTAGTCAGTACTCACAGAGAGGATGCCCGTCATCTGAGTATAAAACAAGCTAGTCATGCCGCCAAACATGACCATACCCATGAGTGCTGACACACGCAGTAAAGCCAGTTCATGGCGTGTTGTAAACTTCTCCTGGCAGCGGAAAAAAGAAAACGGCAAACCATTAGTGTATCCCTATCATCCTTTAATCTTAAAATCTTAAAGCTGTATGGAATGACCTCTTCATGGTAAATTATTGACTTTTATAGTTACAAGTGTTGTAGTTGACTGTTTCAAGGTGTCACAaagcatttagcttaaaaatgagaaaaagaaatgccTATTCTGATCTACTGTATAGTTGATGAGTGTCAACGTTTTCAGGAAACAGCTGGGCATACGTACATGTCTGAAATACGGTGTGTAAGTtctaaaacattatttcaaCTATCATTTTCCTGCAGTGTGTACCTGATCTAGTCCTGTCAGTGGCTGGAAGTAATAGTACTGGCAGAAGTCCAGCACCAGGGTGAACAAACTGAGGACCTGAGCAtagaagcagagctgcaggaaGAGCCAGTGGTTGTCTTCTCCCACACAGTTATTGATCCTGGAAGGAAATAAACAGGATCTATCTAATCATCTTGTATAGTTTTTTATATCAGTGTTGGACCAATACGATCTGGACTGAAGCTGCAGAGACAGTCTTTTGTGCAAACAGAACCATATATGTGGTATATTCTCAGCAGAAGTCTGAAAAtccttatatattttttatgatttatataAGATATTTATACAGGATTTATGCCATCATAgataaatacatacatgcataatTAATATGAATGCAGGTCAACATTTGTCTGACATACAGGCAAAACTGTGTGTGGAAAATGTCTTGACTTTGTAGTAATATTACATGATAAGCTATGAAAACTGTACCACTGCCAATGAATACAAGCATCACATCAGCTGTGAACTCAGATTTTGGGTTGGGTAGGTTTCtgacatgtgagtgtgtgtatacttACCAAGGACAGT
It encodes:
- the zdhhc21 gene encoding palmitoyltransferase ZDHHC21 isoform X1, whose translation is MHLCEAFVRAVKRGQRKEKISVPAAMKLRLHFVVDPMGWLCISVVFGIWLYNTFFIPKLVLLPHYNEGHIPWAIVVCYYIASALCIAALFRASTADPGRLPVDPHIPHSEREHWELCNKCNLMRPKRSHHCSRCGHCVRRMDHHCPWINNCVGEDNHWLFLQLCFYAQVLSLFTLVLDFCQYYYFQPLTGLDQEKFTTRHELALLRVSALMGMVMFGGMTSLFYTQMTGILSDTTTIEKMAQFSNEIYGAKRSWQWALAEVCGTRWKVLWLIPLRSRQALQASHHFRTHV
- the zdhhc21 gene encoding palmitoyltransferase ZDHHC21 isoform X2 encodes the protein MICKHFKSGELWVPAAMKLRLHFVVDPMGWLCISVVFGIWLYNTFFIPKLVLLPHYNEGHIPWAIVVCYYIASALCIAALFRASTADPGRLPVDPHIPHSEREHWELCNKCNLMRPKRSHHCSRCGHCVRRMDHHCPWINNCVGEDNHWLFLQLCFYAQVLSLFTLVLDFCQYYYFQPLTGLDQEKFTTRHELALLRVSALMGMVMFGGMTSLFYTQMTGILSDTTTIEKMAQFSNEIYGAKRSWQWALAEVCGTRWKVLWLIPLRSRQALQASHHFRTHV
- the zdhhc21 gene encoding palmitoyltransferase ZDHHC21 isoform X3, which gives rise to MKLRLHFVVDPMGWLCISVVFGIWLYNTFFIPKLVLLPHYNEGHIPWAIVVCYYIASALCIAALFRASTADPGRLPVDPHIPHSEREHWELCNKCNLMRPKRSHHCSRCGHCVRRMDHHCPWINNCVGEDNHWLFLQLCFYAQVLSLFTLVLDFCQYYYFQPLTGLDQEKFTTRHELALLRVSALMGMVMFGGMTSLFYTQMTGILSDTTTIEKMAQFSNEIYGAKRSWQWALAEVCGTRWKVLWLIPLRSRQALQASHHFRTHV